A window of Candidatus Omnitrophota bacterium contains these coding sequences:
- a CDS encoding MotA/TolQ/ExbB proton channel family protein — protein sequence MTAIQLIMAGGVTIYILIFCSVLSIAIIIERYMYYRSRSRIKRADLMARVKKELEKNDLEAALKICDKKNTPFSNVVHAGLSFAKHTEKEISNNMERTIVVETNLLEKRTTVVGTIGSIAVYIGLFGTVLGIMRAFGDIATAGAGGINVVMNGISESLVCTAAGLCVAVPAVVAYNYFIKRIDNFITDMELCASETMDLVKVKAK from the coding sequence ATGACAGCGATCCAATTAATAATGGCGGGCGGGGTTACGATATATATTCTTATATTCTGCTCGGTATTATCTATAGCCATTATAATAGAGCGGTATATGTATTATCGCTCAAGATCCAGAATAAAACGCGCGGACCTTATGGCGCGAGTAAAGAAAGAGCTTGAAAAAAACGATCTTGAAGCCGCTTTGAAGATATGCGACAAAAAAAATACACCGTTTTCAAATGTTGTCCACGCGGGATTGAGTTTCGCCAAGCATACCGAAAAAGAGATATCAAATAATATGGAACGCACCATAGTAGTAGAGACCAATCTACTCGAGAAGCGCACGACAGTAGTTGGCACAATAGGAAGCATAGCGGTTTATATAGGGCTTTTCGGGACGGTATTGGGAATAATGAGAGCGTTTGGCGATATAGCTACAGCCGGCGCGGGTGGCATAAATGTGGTAATGAACGGTATATCGGAGTCGCTTGTGTGCACAGCGGCAGGCCTGTGTGTAGCAGTGCCTGCGGTCGTGGCATACAACTACTTTATCAAAAGAATAGATAATTTTATCACAGACATGGAATTGTGCGCATCCGAGACCATGGACCTGGTTAAGGTTAAAGCAAAATGA
- a CDS encoding amino acid permease, translated as MKHLTNKLFKIKSLTSILAETHDPKTRLKRALSAFDLVLLGMGAIIGAGIFATVGTAAAGDALRPGAGPALILSFGITAIACTFAALCYAELAALVPISGSAYTYSYATFGELVAWIIGWDLMIEYGVGAIAVAISWSGYFVGFLKGFGIILPAWSTIDFRTALKGFEKASALLCQGVPFEQLDPGLQRTWQAVHNAPIFLGVPVICNIPAFLIVISLMALLVRGIKESSRFNEIIVAVKLIVLAFFVLVGVFYVKPQNWIPFAPNGFAGIKAGAAIVFFAYIGFDAVSTAAEETKNPKRDLPIGIIGSLLVCTVIYMIVAGVFTGLIPFNTLKDTLAHEKAEPLTLAMQHIKLNWAAGIIAFGSVAAHIAVLLVLLMGQARIFFSMSRDGLLPKVFSHVHPKFKTPHVTTMLTGAVVACFAAFTNIEEMVDLTNIGTLFAFTLVCFGVIILRVKEPHKHRAFKVPLNPITPLLGVAACIFLMTGLPGVTWIRFIIWLIVGLIVYFTYGIRNSELHKS; from the coding sequence ATGAAACATCTTACAAATAAATTATTCAAAATAAAATCTCTTACTTCAATATTAGCCGAGACGCATGACCCTAAGACGAGGCTAAAGAGGGCTCTTAGCGCTTTTGATCTCGTACTGTTGGGCATGGGCGCTATAATAGGCGCGGGTATCTTCGCGACCGTCGGAACGGCGGCCGCAGGAGACGCGTTGCGGCCGGGCGCCGGGCCGGCGCTAATATTATCATTTGGCATTACGGCTATAGCGTGCACGTTTGCCGCGCTCTGCTACGCGGAATTGGCCGCGCTGGTTCCGATATCCGGAAGCGCATATACATATTCTTACGCCACATTTGGAGAGTTAGTGGCGTGGATAATAGGCTGGGATCTGATGATTGAGTATGGCGTCGGGGCAATAGCTGTCGCTATAAGTTGGTCGGGATATTTTGTCGGATTCTTAAAAGGTTTTGGCATTATACTGCCGGCGTGGTCTACGATAGATTTTAGGACAGCGTTAAAGGGTTTCGAAAAGGCATCGGCTCTGTTATGTCAGGGGGTGCCTTTTGAACAACTGGACCCCGGGCTACAGCGCACATGGCAGGCTGTGCATAACGCGCCCATATTTTTAGGAGTGCCCGTCATTTGCAACATACCGGCCTTCCTGATAGTAATATCACTTATGGCGCTTTTAGTCAGAGGCATCAAGGAGAGCTCCAGATTTAACGAGATCATAGTAGCGGTCAAGCTTATCGTCTTGGCATTTTTTGTTCTTGTAGGAGTGTTCTACGTAAAACCTCAAAATTGGATCCCATTTGCCCCTAACGGTTTTGCTGGGATAAAAGCGGGCGCGGCTATAGTATTCTTCGCGTACATAGGATTCGACGCGGTATCGACCGCGGCCGAGGAGACGAAAAATCCGAAACGCGACCTACCTATAGGTATTATTGGATCTCTGCTCGTTTGTACGGTAATCTATATGATCGTCGCGGGCGTATTTACAGGGTTAATACCGTTTAATACATTGAAAGATACACTGGCACACGAAAAGGCCGAGCCGCTTACGCTTGCTATGCAGCATATAAAATTAAATTGGGCGGCAGGCATCATAGCGTTCGGATCTGTCGCGGCGCATATAGCGGTATTGCTGGTACTGCTTATGGGCCAGGCAAGAATATTCTTTTCGATGTCGCGCGACGGGCTTTTGCCCAAGGTCTTTTCTCATGTCCATCCGAAATTCAAGACACCGCATGTCACGACGATGCTCACCGGCGCTGTAGTGGCGTGCTTTGCCGCGTTTACCAATATTGAGGAGATGGTCGATCTTACAAATATAGGGACGCTTTTTGCGTTTACCTTGGTCTGTTTTGGAGTTATAATATTGCGGGTAAAAGAGCCCCACAAGCACCGCGCGTTTAAAGTTCCGCTAAATCCTATTACGCCGTTATTGGGTGTTGCCGCGTGTATATTTCTTATGACGGGATTGCCGGGTGTGACATGGATCAGGTTTATTATATGGCTTATTGTGGGGTTGATAGTATATTTCACTTACGGTATAAGAAATAGTGAGCTTCATAAATCATAA
- a CDS encoding calcium-translocating P-type ATPase, SERCA-type, which yields MSIETKFYNITYQEAAEVLKSNFSAGLSVAEAKKRLSDFGPNQLLEKKGVGPFAIFLEQFQDFIIWILIGAALVSGFLQEWVDAFAIVAIVILNAILGFIQEYRAEKSLAALKKLSSPSSKVIRDGQHGVIPSSELVSGDLIELEAGDSVPADSRLMWATANFSVQEASLTGESTPVVKTIHVLNEKEVPLGDRANMVYMGTSISSGKARALVAYTGMRTELGKIAGMVQGAARETTPLQKKLEEFGKWIVFLCFALVGFVFLLEWLRGGKIIDVFLTAVSLAVAAIPEGLPAVVTIALAMGVHRMVKRHALIRKLPSVETLGCATVICSDKTGTLTKNEMTVQKAYTLGKLFDITGIGYEPKGNIIFDKREVKISEYRELEMLLRCGVLCNGASLNQSEGTYKIVGDPTEGALLTAAAKADMWKERLEKEFSFVDEIPFDSERKKMTMIRKSGGGLAAFVKGAPDILLDDCAGIEENGLSRRLTEQDKTIIRNMNNELASQAMRVLAVGYRKLDGIPDKFDSQSIESGLTFVGLFAMIDPPRDEVKKAIHECKTAGIKAVMITGDHKNTAVAIAKQLGIFDERPIALSGEELDKLSDDALYEKVKSISVYARVSSEHKLRVVRAWRRHGDIVAMTGDGVNDAPAVKEADIGVAMGITGTDVTKEVSDMVVTDDNFASIVSAVEEGRGIYDNIKKFIHYLLSCNAGEILVMFTASIIGLPVPLLPIHILWVNLVTDGLPALALGVDPVDPKIMQKPPRKSTEAVVTKEKAVLILGQGSFIAFCSLAAFAFVLFIEKGSIERSRTAAFIVLSCSQLFHSFNCRSMTVSIFKLGVFTNKKLILAAFISFLLQMAAVYVPILQKVFKTEPLGLLDWTLVIVISSFPLWAMEIWKFAMDKNHETSYK from the coding sequence ATGAGTATCGAAACAAAATTCTACAATATAACTTATCAGGAAGCAGCCGAAGTATTAAAAAGTAACTTTAGCGCAGGCCTTAGCGTCGCTGAAGCCAAGAAACGCTTATCTGATTTCGGCCCTAACCAGCTTCTTGAAAAAAAAGGCGTAGGGCCTTTTGCTATATTTTTAGAGCAATTTCAGGATTTCATCATCTGGATACTGATAGGGGCGGCCTTGGTTTCCGGATTTCTTCAGGAATGGGTAGACGCTTTTGCTATAGTAGCCATAGTCATATTGAATGCCATACTCGGCTTTATTCAGGAGTATCGCGCTGAAAAATCGTTGGCCGCGCTGAAAAAACTGTCGAGCCCTTCCTCTAAAGTCATTCGCGATGGTCAGCATGGCGTTATCCCTTCTTCAGAGCTGGTTTCCGGCGACCTTATAGAATTAGAAGCCGGGGACAGTGTTCCCGCGGACAGCCGTCTTATGTGGGCGACGGCCAATTTCAGCGTACAGGAAGCAAGCCTTACCGGAGAATCCACCCCTGTAGTAAAAACGATACATGTTTTAAATGAAAAGGAAGTACCGCTTGGCGATAGAGCCAATATGGTATATATGGGAACCTCGATATCGTCCGGCAAGGCAAGGGCGCTGGTTGCTTATACGGGCATGCGTACAGAATTGGGTAAGATAGCGGGCATGGTGCAGGGTGCCGCGCGGGAGACAACACCATTACAGAAAAAACTGGAAGAGTTTGGCAAGTGGATAGTGTTTTTATGCTTCGCGCTTGTTGGTTTTGTATTCCTGCTGGAATGGCTGCGCGGCGGCAAAATAATAGATGTATTTTTAACTGCTGTGAGCTTGGCCGTAGCGGCGATACCGGAAGGATTGCCGGCGGTGGTAACAATAGCGCTTGCGATGGGTGTCCACAGGATGGTTAAAAGACACGCTCTTATCAGAAAACTGCCCTCGGTAGAGACCTTAGGCTGTGCCACGGTAATATGTTCAGATAAGACGGGCACTCTTACAAAAAATGAGATGACCGTGCAAAAAGCATACACGCTTGGGAAACTGTTCGATATAACAGGCATAGGGTATGAGCCCAAAGGTAATATCATTTTTGACAAAAGAGAAGTGAAGATCTCTGAATATCGTGAATTGGAAATGTTACTGCGTTGTGGAGTGCTTTGTAACGGAGCCTCGCTTAATCAAAGCGAAGGCACATATAAAATTGTGGGCGATCCTACCGAAGGAGCGCTTTTAACCGCCGCGGCCAAGGCCGATATGTGGAAAGAGCGTCTTGAAAAAGAATTTTCCTTTGTTGATGAGATCCCATTTGATTCTGAACGCAAAAAAATGACGATGATCCGCAAGTCAGGCGGCGGGCTGGCCGCTTTTGTTAAAGGTGCTCCCGATATATTATTGGATGATTGTGCCGGTATAGAAGAGAACGGATTGTCCAGAAGGCTGACAGAACAGGATAAGACTATCATTCGTAATATGAATAATGAGCTGGCGAGCCAGGCGATGCGCGTGCTTGCGGTAGGTTACAGAAAATTGGACGGTATTCCGGATAAATTTGACTCACAAAGCATAGAGAGCGGCCTTACATTTGTCGGCCTCTTCGCTATGATAGATCCCCCGCGCGATGAAGTAAAAAAAGCCATACATGAATGTAAGACAGCGGGAATAAAGGCAGTGATGATAACAGGCGATCATAAAAATACAGCGGTCGCTATCGCAAAACAACTTGGGATCTTTGACGAAAGGCCCATAGCTTTAAGCGGCGAGGAGCTCGACAAATTAAGTGACGACGCTCTATATGAAAAAGTGAAGAGCATCTCTGTTTATGCCCGCGTATCTTCGGAGCATAAGCTAAGAGTTGTGCGCGCCTGGCGCAGGCACGGCGATATTGTCGCGATGACAGGAGACGGTGTTAATGACGCGCCGGCCGTCAAAGAAGCGGATATAGGCGTTGCGATGGGCATAACAGGAACAGATGTTACCAAAGAAGTCTCCGATATGGTAGTGACGGATGATAATTTTGCTTCGATAGTTTCGGCTGTCGAAGAGGGCAGGGGCATCTATGATAATATAAAAAAGTTTATCCATTATCTTCTTTCCTGTAACGCGGGTGAGATACTTGTGATGTTTACAGCTTCTATTATCGGTCTTCCGGTACCGCTATTACCTATACATATATTATGGGTAAATCTTGTTACCGACGGCCTTCCTGCTTTGGCGCTGGGGGTAGATCCGGTCGATCCAAAGATAATGCAGAAGCCTCCGCGCAAGAGCACCGAGGCTGTAGTTACCAAAGAGAAGGCGGTTTTGATATTGGGCCAGGGTTCGTTCATTGCATTTTGCAGTTTAGCCGCGTTTGCTTTTGTGTTGTTTATAGAAAAAGGGAGCATAGAGCGCTCAAGGACCGCGGCATTCATAGTGTTGTCCTGCAGTCAGTTATTCCATTCTTTTAATTGTAGAAGTATGACGGTCTCCATTTTTAAACTGGGGGTTTTTACAAACAAGAAACTTATATTGGCGGCATTTATCTCATTCCTGCTGCAGATGGCGGCAGTCTATGTGCCTATCTTGCAGAAGGTATTTAAGACGGAACCGCTGGGGCTGTTGGACTGGACCCTTGTCATAGTTATTTCATCATTTCCATTATGGGCAATGGAGATATGGAAATTTGCTATGGATAAAAATCATGAAACATCTTACAAATAA
- a CDS encoding TMEM165/GDT1 family protein, with amino-acid sequence MTAFVASFMLVLLAEMGDKTQLLAMAFAAKYSIQKVLIAIFLATLLCNAIAVIAGQILITIVPIKVISLIAALSFIIFGLWTLKKDKIKDEDKKRSGLGPIATVGIAFLLAEMGDKTQLATMSLSIKYRDMFSVLMGATLAMLAANIIGIIVGSVMRKHVPEKAIKWFSAIVFILFGIISAYRVLIQEGA; translated from the coding sequence ATGACGGCATTTGTAGCATCTTTCATGCTTGTGCTTTTGGCGGAGATGGGCGACAAGACACAGCTTCTTGCGATGGCCTTCGCTGCCAAATACAGTATACAAAAAGTACTCATCGCGATATTTCTGGCAACCCTTCTGTGTAATGCGATAGCGGTTATTGCCGGCCAGATCCTGATCACGATCGTGCCTATAAAAGTCATCTCCCTTATCGCGGCGCTATCTTTCATAATATTCGGGCTATGGACTCTTAAGAAAGATAAAATTAAGGATGAGGATAAGAAGCGTTCCGGTCTTGGGCCGATTGCTACGGTCGGGATAGCCTTCCTTCTTGCCGAGATGGGTGACAAAACACAGCTTGCAACTATGAGTCTTTCAATCAAGTATAGAGATATGTTTAGTGTATTGATGGGAGCGACACTCGCGATGTTAGCCGCAAATATTATAGGAATAATCGTTGGTTCAGTGATGCGTAAACATGTGCCTGAAAAAGCTATTAAATGGTTTTCCGCGATAGTTTTTATATTGTTCGGCATTATCAGCGCGTACAGAGTCTTAATCCAGGAAGGCGCTTAA
- a CDS encoding antitoxin, producing the protein MRKIKLTREEQAIEDSLEHFVPVEKQEYEQIINAIAARKKDAVLNIRVNSHDLVNIKHKARQLGIRYQTFISEVIHRIAQAN; encoded by the coding sequence ATGAGAAAGATTAAATTAACCAGAGAAGAGCAGGCCATCGAAGATAGTCTTGAGCATTTTGTTCCGGTAGAGAAGCAAGAATATGAGCAGATCATTAATGCTATAGCCGCAAGGAAGAAGGACGCGGTTTTAAACATCCGTGTAAATAGTCATGACCTTGTGAATATCAAACATAAAGCACGGCAATTGGGTATTAGATATCAGACGTTTATATCCGAAGTCATCCATCGGATCGCTCAGGCGAACTAG